Proteins from a single region of Sphaerochaeta globosa str. Buddy:
- the mtnA gene encoding S-methyl-5-thioribose-1-phosphate isomerase, producing MHTTIPVSLQHDPVKLILLDQTRLPEEELFLHLDSRDSIYEAIKKLRVRGAPAIGIAAAYGMYVCLAQQSYPSLTAMKLDFAELKQYFASSRPTAVNLFWALQRMQIRFDTVLSNPQARQQDVLLALLDESTAIFEEDQAMSKAIGEHGLTLFDKTKTWGVMTHCNAGGLATSGYGTALAPLYLGHERGYHFSVYSNETRPLLQGSRLTAYELNKGGLDVTILCDNMASLVMKEGKIDAVIVGADRIAANGDAANKIGTSGVAILAKYYNIPFYVAAPSSTFDLKTAHGSDIVIEKRDGEEVVNGFGKRTGPKDVKVYNPAFDVTDASLITAIITEKGRIEHPTTEKVRKHLEMGSV from the coding sequence ATGCATACCACTATTCCCGTCAGCTTACAGCATGATCCAGTAAAGCTGATACTGCTCGACCAGACCAGACTACCCGAAGAGGAGCTTTTCTTGCATTTGGATAGTCGAGACTCAATCTATGAGGCAATTAAGAAACTTCGGGTACGGGGAGCCCCGGCGATCGGCATTGCCGCAGCATACGGCATGTATGTGTGCCTAGCTCAACAGAGCTACCCGAGCCTTACTGCTATGAAGCTCGATTTTGCTGAACTGAAGCAATATTTTGCCTCCAGCCGCCCCACTGCGGTAAATTTGTTCTGGGCTTTGCAGCGGATGCAAATCAGGTTTGACACTGTATTGAGTAATCCCCAGGCCAGGCAGCAAGACGTCCTATTGGCTCTTTTGGATGAAAGCACAGCCATTTTCGAAGAAGATCAGGCCATGAGCAAGGCAATTGGGGAGCACGGACTGACACTGTTTGACAAGACCAAGACGTGGGGCGTAATGACACACTGCAATGCAGGAGGCTTGGCCACCAGCGGCTATGGGACTGCTCTTGCCCCGCTGTATCTGGGTCATGAAAGGGGCTATCACTTTTCTGTCTACTCAAATGAGACCAGACCCTTGTTGCAGGGCAGCCGTCTTACCGCCTATGAGCTGAACAAAGGAGGCCTCGATGTCACCATTCTCTGTGACAACATGGCTTCCTTGGTCATGAAGGAAGGAAAAATCGATGCTGTCATCGTGGGGGCCGACCGTATCGCCGCCAATGGTGATGCTGCTAACAAAATTGGTACCAGCGGGGTGGCAATTCTTGCCAAGTATTACAACATTCCGTTCTATGTAGCTGCTCCTAGTTCCACCTTTGACCTGAAAACCGCCCATGGCTCGGATATTGTCATAGAAAAACGGGACGGGGAAGAGGTAGTAAATGGCTTTGGCAAACGCACCGGCCCCAAGGATGTGAAGGTCTACAACCCTGCCTTTGATGTGACCGATGCTTCCTTGATCACAGCCATCATCACTGAAAAAGGACGTATTGAGCATCCCACCACCGAGAAGGTACGTAAGCATCTGGAAATGGGGAGTGTTTGA
- a CDS encoding BMP family lipoprotein, with translation MKRVFGFIALVLITGLLFAAGAAEKQPLAEAGLNIAIITTPSGVDDGSFNQDNYNGILAFVKNHPTAKVTAIREPSGDVAAALKAAADVVAEYDVLVCTGFQFAGIGELAMENPNTKFILVDTYPTDAKGNSVELPNVYAMTFAEQESGFFAGVAAALETKTNKVAVVNGVAYPSNVNYQYGFETGVIYANQKLGTNVQVLELASRAGTDVTGANVGGNYAGSFADEATGKVIGQQLFAQGADIIFVAAGATGNGVFTAAKESNGKLKVIGCDVDQWDDGTVGSGNIILTSVLKVMSLNVERVLNQIQDGTFKGANMLLKADTDSTGFVKKGGRNQLSTSTIQKLDESYALVQKGTIVPASNFGGFTPEQFKVN, from the coding sequence ATGAAGAGAGTATTTGGATTCATCGCACTGGTTCTGATCACCGGTTTGCTCTTCGCAGCGGGTGCTGCAGAAAAGCAGCCTCTAGCCGAAGCTGGCTTGAATATCGCCATTATCACCACACCATCGGGTGTCGATGACGGTTCATTCAATCAGGACAATTACAACGGGATTCTTGCATTTGTAAAGAATCATCCTACTGCAAAAGTAACGGCCATTCGTGAACCCAGCGGTGACGTTGCAGCAGCTCTGAAGGCAGCAGCCGATGTCGTAGCTGAGTACGATGTCCTGGTCTGTACCGGTTTCCAGTTTGCTGGAATCGGCGAACTTGCCATGGAAAACCCCAACACCAAGTTCATTCTTGTTGACACCTACCCCACCGATGCAAAGGGCAACAGCGTTGAGCTTCCGAACGTGTACGCAATGACCTTTGCCGAGCAGGAATCAGGCTTCTTCGCCGGTGTTGCCGCCGCTCTCGAAACCAAAACCAACAAGGTTGCAGTTGTCAACGGCGTAGCCTACCCCTCCAATGTCAACTATCAGTATGGCTTTGAGACCGGTGTCATCTATGCAAACCAGAAACTCGGCACAAACGTACAGGTACTTGAGCTTGCTTCACGTGCCGGTACCGATGTAACGGGGGCCAATGTCGGCGGAAACTATGCCGGCTCATTTGCTGACGAAGCAACCGGCAAGGTCATCGGTCAGCAATTGTTTGCCCAAGGTGCCGATATCATTTTTGTGGCAGCCGGTGCAACCGGAAACGGTGTATTCACTGCAGCAAAAGAGAGCAACGGAAAGCTGAAGGTAATCGGTTGTGACGTTGACCAATGGGACGATGGAACAGTCGGTAGTGGCAACATTATCCTTACCAGCGTTCTCAAGGTCATGAGCCTCAACGTTGAGCGCGTGCTGAATCAGATTCAGGATGGAACGTTCAAGGGAGCAAACATGCTCTTGAAGGCTGATACCGATTCCACCGGCTTCGTAAAGAAGGGCGGACGCAATCAGCTGTCTACTTCTACAATCCAGAAGCTTGACGAATCGTATGCCTTAGTCCAGAAGGGAACGATTGTTCCTGCTTCCAACTTTGGCGGTTTCACCCCTGAACAGTTCAAGGTGAACTGA